A single region of the Pseudomonas solani genome encodes:
- the rpmF gene encoding 50S ribosomal protein L32: MAVQQNKKSRSARDMRRSHDALEANALSVEKSTGEVHLRHHVSPEGVYRGRKVIDKGADE, translated from the coding sequence ATGGCTGTTCAGCAGAACAAAAAATCCCGCTCTGCCCGCGACATGCGTCGTTCCCACGATGCCCTTGAGGCCAACGCCCTGTCCGTCGAGAAGAGCACCGGTGAAGTACACCTGCGTCACCACGTATCCCCGGAAGGCGTATACCGTGGTCGCAAAGTGATCGACAAGGGCGCTGACGAGTAA
- the sppA gene encoding signal peptide peptidase SppA — protein MSDEWKASTPAGSGDDKSWKLLEKAVLAGVQEQRRSRRWGIFFKVLTFLYLFVALALFSPLFDLQKTAARGESHTALVEVKGMIADGEAASADNIVGSLRAAFEDTKTKGIVLRINSPGGSPVQSGYIYDEIRRLRGEHADIKVYAVITDLGASGAYYIASAADEIYADKASLVGSIGVTAASFGFVELMGKLGVERRVYTSGEHKAFLDPFQAQKSDETAFWQGVLDTTHKQFIDSVKKGRGDRLKVEGHPELFTGLVWSGEQALELGLVDKLGSTSYVAREVIGEKEIVDYTKQETPFDRFAKRLGASVAERLALWMGFQGPALR, from the coding sequence ATGTCGGATGAATGGAAGGCATCGACGCCTGCGGGCAGTGGCGATGACAAGAGCTGGAAGTTGCTCGAGAAGGCGGTGTTGGCGGGGGTTCAGGAGCAGCGACGGTCCCGCCGCTGGGGCATTTTCTTCAAGGTGCTGACGTTCCTTTATCTGTTCGTGGCCTTGGCGCTCTTCTCTCCGCTTTTCGATCTGCAGAAGACGGCGGCTCGCGGCGAAAGCCACACTGCGTTGGTCGAAGTGAAGGGCATGATTGCCGATGGCGAGGCTGCCAGCGCCGACAATATCGTCGGCAGCCTACGCGCGGCCTTTGAGGATACGAAGACCAAGGGCATCGTCCTGCGTATCAACAGCCCGGGCGGCAGCCCGGTCCAGTCCGGCTACATCTATGACGAGATCCGTCGTCTGCGTGGCGAGCATGCGGATATCAAGGTCTACGCTGTGATCACTGATCTCGGTGCTTCGGGCGCGTACTACATTGCCAGTGCGGCCGATGAGATCTATGCCGACAAGGCCAGCCTGGTGGGTTCCATCGGTGTTACGGCGGCGAGCTTCGGCTTCGTCGAGCTGATGGGCAAGCTGGGTGTGGAGCGTCGCGTCTACACCTCCGGCGAGCACAAGGCCTTCCTCGATCCCTTCCAGGCGCAGAAGTCTGATGAGACTGCGTTCTGGCAAGGTGTGCTGGATACCACTCACAAGCAGTTCATCGACAGCGTGAAGAAGGGGCGTGGCGACCGTTTGAAGGTCGAGGGGCATCCCGAGCTGTTCACTGGTCTGGTGTGGTCGGGCGAGCAGGCGCTGGAGCTGGGGCTGGTGGATAAGCTCGGCAGCACCAGTTACGTGGCGCGCGAGGTCATTGGCGAGAAGGAGATCGTCGACTACACCAAGCAGGAGACGCCTTTCGACCGTTTCGCCAAGAGGCTGGGGGCCAGTGTCGCCGAGCGGTTGGCGCTGTGGATGGGGTTCCAGGGTCCGGCTCTGCGCTGA
- the rluC gene encoding 23S rRNA pseudouridine(955/2504/2580) synthase RluC, with product MTTPSSPTSGVQLLEVAPEYAGQRIDNFLRTQLKGVPKTLIYRILRKGEVRVNKGRIKPEYKLQAGDVVRVPPLRLAERDEAAPVAQGLLERLEVAIVYEDKGLIVLNKPAGIAVHGGSGLSFGVIEAFRQLRPDAKELELVHRLDRDTSGLLMIAKKRSMLRHLHEALRGDGVDKRYMALVRGNWPTSKKKVSAPLLKNNLRSGERMVEVNDEGKEALTEFRVLRRFGEFATLVEASPITGRTHQIRVHTRHAGHAIAGDPKYGDEEFSREIRELGGKRLFLHAYALSLVLPDGTPLRVEAPVDDMWEETLERLGA from the coding sequence ATGACTACTCCCTCTTCTCCAACCTCCGGCGTCCAGCTGCTTGAGGTTGCGCCGGAATATGCCGGCCAGCGTATCGACAACTTCCTCCGTACCCAGCTCAAAGGCGTGCCCAAGACCCTGATCTATCGCATTCTGCGCAAGGGCGAGGTACGGGTGAACAAGGGGCGGATCAAGCCTGAGTACAAGCTCCAGGCCGGGGATGTGGTGCGCGTTCCGCCGCTGCGCCTTGCCGAGCGTGACGAGGCGGCGCCTGTCGCTCAGGGGCTGCTGGAGCGGCTCGAGGTCGCCATCGTCTATGAGGACAAGGGGCTGATCGTCCTCAATAAGCCGGCCGGCATTGCCGTGCACGGCGGTAGCGGGCTCAGCTTCGGTGTGATCGAGGCGTTCCGCCAGTTGCGGCCGGACGCCAAGGAGCTGGAGCTGGTGCATCGGCTGGATCGCGACACCTCGGGCCTGCTGATGATCGCGAAGAAGCGCAGCATGCTGCGCCATCTCCACGAAGCCCTTCGCGGTGATGGGGTGGACAAGCGCTACATGGCGCTGGTGCGTGGCAATTGGCCGACCTCGAAGAAGAAGGTCAGTGCGCCGCTGCTGAAGAACAACCTGCGTTCCGGTGAGCGCATGGTCGAGGTCAATGACGAGGGCAAGGAGGCGCTGACCGAGTTCCGCGTCCTGCGCCGTTTCGGTGAGTTCGCCACCTTGGTCGAGGCCAGCCCCATTACCGGGCGCACCCACCAGATTCGCGTGCATACCCGCCATGCCGGGCACGCTATCGCGGGTGACCCCAAGTACGGTGACGAAGAGTTCTCCCGCGAAATCCGGGAGCTGGGCGGCAAGCGCCTGTTCCTGCATGCCTATGCGCTGTCCCTGGTGTTGCCTGACGGCACGCCGCTGCGGGTTGAGGCGCCGGTGGATGATATGTGGGAGGAGACCCTGGAGCGCCTCGGTGCCTGA
- a CDS encoding YceD family protein, whose translation MLNGPIPPHVDPRKMADRGVTLQGELQLSSLERLCDPLADTAGIVRTKLVFGRDERRAAIIRSEIDVEVKMVCQRCLELVVLPIHSECTYAVVKEGADSESLPKGYDVLEVGEDPLDLLTLVEDELLLALPIVPAHDPEDCQQPEGLDEPEPSENEVTRSNPFSVLAQLKRDPNV comes from the coding sequence ATGTTGAATGGGCCGATTCCACCTCACGTCGATCCGCGCAAGATGGCAGATCGCGGCGTAACCCTCCAGGGTGAGCTGCAGCTCTCCAGTCTTGAGCGACTCTGCGACCCGCTTGCCGACACTGCAGGCATCGTACGCACGAAACTTGTTTTCGGGCGCGATGAGCGCAGGGCAGCGATTATTCGCAGTGAAATCGATGTAGAGGTCAAGATGGTATGCCAGCGTTGTCTGGAGCTGGTCGTACTGCCGATCCACAGCGAGTGTACGTACGCTGTGGTGAAGGAAGGTGCGGACAGCGAGTCACTGCCCAAGGGCTATGACGTGCTGGAAGTGGGTGAGGATCCTCTGGATCTTCTGACTCTGGTCGAGGATGAGCTGTTGCTCGCCTTGCCCATTGTTCCGGCCCATGACCCTGAAGATTGCCAGCAGCCGGAAGGGCTTGATGAGCCCGAACCGAGTGAGAACGAGGTGACGCGGTCCAACCCGTTCAGTGTATTGGCGCAGTTAAAGCGTGACCCAAACGTTTAG
- the fabD gene encoding ACP S-malonyltransferase, whose translation MSASLAFVFPGQGSQSLGMLAEHGASQKLVLDTFAEASEALGYDLWALTQQGPEEQLNQTDKTQPAILTASIALWRLWLAEGGARPAYVAGHSLGEYSALVAAGSLGFADAVKLVERRGQLMQQAVPAGQGGMAAILGLEDADVLAACAEAAQGDVVSAVNFNAPGQVVIAGSAVAVERAIEACKARGAKRAMALPVSVPSHCALMRPAAERFAESVEAIAWQAPQIPLVQNVSAAVVADLGSLKGDLLAQLYSPVRWVESIVRLSEQGVTELVESGPGKVLSGLNKRCVKGIGTHNLDTPDAFAAARAALA comes from the coding sequence ATGTCCGCATCCCTCGCATTCGTTTTCCCCGGTCAAGGCTCCCAGTCCCTGGGCATGCTGGCCGAGCACGGCGCTTCGCAGAAGCTGGTCCTGGATACCTTCGCCGAGGCCTCCGAGGCCCTGGGTTATGACCTCTGGGCACTGACCCAGCAGGGCCCGGAAGAGCAGCTGAACCAGACCGACAAAACCCAGCCGGCCATCCTCACTGCGTCCATCGCACTCTGGCGTCTGTGGCTGGCCGAGGGCGGTGCCCGCCCGGCTTATGTCGCCGGTCACAGCCTGGGTGAATATTCGGCGCTGGTCGCTGCCGGCAGCCTGGGTTTCGCCGATGCGGTGAAGCTGGTGGAACGTCGCGGTCAGCTCATGCAGCAGGCCGTTCCGGCGGGGCAGGGCGGTATGGCGGCGATCCTCGGCCTGGAAGATGCCGACGTACTGGCCGCCTGCGCCGAAGCTGCGCAAGGTGACGTGGTCAGCGCGGTCAATTTCAACGCCCCGGGCCAGGTAGTGATCGCCGGTAGCGCCGTTGCTGTCGAGCGTGCCATCGAGGCTTGCAAGGCCCGTGGCGCCAAGCGCGCCATGGCGCTGCCGGTCAGCGTGCCGTCCCACTGTGCGCTGATGCGCCCGGCGGCCGAACGCTTCGCCGAGTCGGTCGAAGCCATTGCCTGGCAGGCGCCGCAGATTCCGCTGGTGCAGAACGTCAGTGCTGCCGTCGTGGCTGATCTCGGCTCTCTCAAGGGTGACCTGCTGGCCCAGCTGTACAGCCCGGTTCGCTGGGTGGAGTCCATCGTTCGCCTGTCGGAGCAGGGTGTGACCGAGCTGGTCGAGAGTGGTCCCGGCAAGGTTCTCTCTGGCCTGAACAAGCGCTGCGTGAAAGGCATTGGCACGCACAATCTGGATACCCCCGACGCCTTCGCAGCCGCTCGCGCTGCGCTGGCCTGA
- a CDS encoding HAD-IA family hydrolase yields the protein MPDYRLLVFDWDGTLVDSISRIVESLRVAAETCGLSQLDESALKGIIGLGLPEAIRVLYPELVDPSSVERYRAAYGAHYNRLEVQPSALFPGVLEALEGFRNEGYLLAVATGKSRRGLDHVLAGRGWLDYFDITRCADETASKPDPRMLHEILAHCGVEAGRALMVGDSPFDLQMAHRAGMDSVAVGYGAQSLDVLRRESPRLAIECFDELRYWLAGGANTHSMKVDLHVG from the coding sequence GTGCCTGACTACCGTCTATTGGTGTTCGATTGGGATGGCACCCTGGTGGACTCCATTTCGCGCATCGTCGAGTCCCTGCGGGTGGCCGCTGAGACCTGCGGGCTGTCACAACTGGATGAGTCGGCGCTGAAGGGCATCATCGGCCTCGGTCTGCCTGAGGCGATCCGTGTCCTCTATCCAGAGCTCGTCGATCCGTCTTCGGTCGAACGCTACCGCGCGGCTTACGGGGCTCATTACAACCGGCTGGAGGTGCAGCCGTCAGCGCTGTTCCCTGGTGTGCTGGAGGCCCTGGAGGGTTTCCGCAATGAGGGTTACCTGCTGGCGGTCGCTACCGGCAAGAGTCGGCGAGGGCTCGATCATGTCCTCGCGGGGCGTGGTTGGCTGGATTACTTCGATATCACCCGTTGCGCCGACGAGACGGCCAGCAAGCCCGATCCACGCATGCTGCATGAGATCCTTGCGCATTGCGGCGTGGAGGCTGGGCGGGCGTTGATGGTGGGGGATTCGCCCTTCGACCTGCAGATGGCTCATCGCGCCGGTATGGATTCAGTGGCGGTCGGCTACGGTGCCCAGTCTCTCGATGTCCTGCGTCGCGAATCGCCGAGGTTGGCGATCGAATGTTTCGATGAATTGCGCTACTGGCTCGCCGGTGGTGCGAATACACACTCTATGAAGGTGGATCTGCATGTCGGATGA
- the murB gene encoding UDP-N-acetylmuramate dehydrogenase yields the protein MSLVVSENVSLKPFNTFGVEVRARLFAEAHDDAEVREALALASARGIPLQVIGGGSNLLLTGDIDALVLRMASRGLRLLGDDGEQVLVEAEAGEPWHPFVLWTLEQGLAGLENLSLIPGTVGAAPMQNIGAYGVEIKDVFAGLTAMDRLSGELRDFSLEECAFGYRDSLFKRDVGRWLILRVRFKLSRALSLHLDYGPVRQRLREQGIDAPTALDVSRAICSIRSEKLPDPAQLGNAGSFFKNPLVPAGLAERLRGEHADLVAYPQADGQVKLAAGWLIERAGWKGFRDGDAGVHRLQALVLVNYGAATGLQLLDLAQRIQADVAERFGVALEMEPNLL from the coding sequence GTGAGCCTGGTCGTTTCCGAAAACGTTTCCCTGAAGCCCTTCAACACCTTTGGTGTGGAGGTGCGTGCGCGCCTGTTCGCCGAGGCGCATGACGACGCCGAGGTGCGTGAGGCGCTGGCTCTGGCGAGCGCACGTGGTATTCCGCTGCAAGTGATTGGCGGGGGCAGCAACCTGCTGCTGACCGGTGATATCGACGCGCTGGTGCTGCGCATGGCCAGCCGTGGCCTGCGTTTGCTGGGCGATGACGGCGAGCAGGTGCTGGTGGAGGCCGAGGCCGGCGAGCCCTGGCACCCGTTCGTGCTCTGGACCCTGGAGCAGGGGCTGGCGGGACTGGAGAACCTCAGCCTGATTCCCGGCACCGTTGGGGCGGCGCCGATGCAGAACATCGGTGCCTACGGGGTGGAAATCAAGGATGTATTCGCCGGGTTGACCGCGATGGACCGCCTGAGTGGCGAGCTGCGTGACTTCAGCCTGGAGGAGTGTGCCTTCGGCTATCGCGATAGCCTGTTCAAGCGCGACGTCGGTCGCTGGCTCATCCTCAGGGTTCGTTTCAAGCTGAGCCGTGCCCTGAGCTTGCACCTCGACTACGGGCCTGTGCGCCAACGGCTGCGGGAGCAGGGTATCGATGCGCCCACGGCGTTGGATGTGAGCCGCGCCATTTGCTCCATCCGCAGCGAGAAGCTCCCGGACCCCGCTCAACTTGGCAACGCTGGCAGCTTCTTCAAGAACCCCCTGGTGCCAGCCGGGCTGGCCGAGCGCCTGCGTGGCGAACATGCGGACCTGGTGGCCTATCCCCAGGCCGATGGCCAGGTGAAGCTGGCCGCAGGCTGGCTGATCGAGCGTGCCGGCTGGAAGGGGTTCCGTGATGGCGATGCGGGTGTTCATCGCCTGCAGGCCCTGGTTCTAGTGAACTATGGTGCGGCTACCGGCCTGCAGCTGTTGGACCTGGCGCAGCGTATCCAGGCCGATGTTGCCGAACGCTTTGGTGTGGCGCTGGAGATGGAGCCCAATCTGCTCTGA
- the rne gene encoding ribonuclease E: MKRMLINATQPEELRVALVDGQRLYDLDIESGAREQKKANIYKGRITRIEPSLEAAFVDFGADRHGFLPLKEISREYFKKSPEGRVNIKDVLNEGQEVIVQVEKEERGNKGAALTTFISLAGRYLVLMPNNPRAGGISRRIEGEERNELREALNGLNAPADMGLIVRTAGLGRSSEELQWDLDYLLQLWSAIKEASGERGAPFLIYQESNVIIRAIRDYLRQDIGEVLVDSVEAQEEALSFIRQVMPQYQNKIKLYQDSVPLFNRFQIESQIETAFQREVKLPSGGSIVIDPTEALVSIDINSARATKGGDIEETALQTNLEAAEEIARQLRLRDIGGLIVIDFIDMTPAKNQRAVEEKVREALEADRARVQVGRISRFGLLEMSRQRLRPSLGESSGIVCPRCNGQGIIRDVESLSLAILRLIEEEALKDRTAEVRAQVPIPVAAFLLNEKRNSITKIELRTRARIVILPNDHLETPHFEVQRLRDDSPEVMHGQSSYEMTPSESEEQQPPAATRTLVRQEAAVKTVAPERPAPAPLAPPTAAVAAAEPSLFKGLVKSLVGLFAGKEEAQPVATEQSASERPARSSDERRNGRQQNRRRDGSREGRRDEERKPREERQPREAREPREPREPREGQENRRERGERPPREERQPREDRAPREAREPREERAPREPREERQPREERQPREERAPREAREPREPREPREGQENRRERGERPPREERQPREERAPRPEQAAAEASEEELLNNEELLDDADGQEGAEGDRPRRRSRGQRRRSNRRERQREVEGEEGEEGSEEANVDGSVHAAVVVTAVAAEVIAEQVEGQASSEPTQVESAASEAPVAAPAAEAVAQEQEPVEVIETSAPAVIESEVSVVVVEPAAETVVEAPVETAQVAEVEAPAPVVAPVVEAEPAPAPAAAPVSAGGRAPNDPREVRRRQQEAERLAREAAAAPVVEAPVVEEAAPVVVEVAAEPVVEAQPEPVAEAVVEAQEVAEEPKVEVTEASTEAAEATVADEAKEEEEAKDESKPTV; encoded by the coding sequence ATGAAAAGAATGCTGATTAACGCAACTCAGCCCGAAGAGTTGCGTGTTGCCCTGGTCGACGGCCAACGCCTGTACGACCTGGATATCGAGTCGGGCGCCCGTGAACAGAAAAAGGCCAACATCTACAAAGGCCGCATCACGCGCATCGAGCCCAGCCTCGAAGCCGCATTCGTCGACTTCGGTGCAGATCGCCACGGCTTCCTGCCGCTGAAAGAAATCTCCCGCGAATACTTCAAGAAGTCCCCCGAAGGGCGCGTCAACATCAAGGACGTGCTCAACGAAGGCCAGGAAGTCATCGTCCAGGTCGAGAAAGAAGAACGTGGCAACAAGGGCGCAGCCCTGACCACCTTCATCAGCCTCGCCGGCCGTTACCTGGTACTGATGCCGAACAACCCGCGCGCGGGCGGCATCTCCCGTCGCATCGAAGGCGAAGAGCGCAACGAACTGCGTGAGGCCCTGAACGGCCTGAACGCACCGGCCGACATGGGCCTGATCGTTCGCACCGCCGGCCTGGGCCGCTCCAGCGAAGAGCTGCAGTGGGACCTCGACTACCTGCTGCAACTCTGGAGCGCCATCAAGGAAGCTTCCGGTGAGCGCGGCGCCCCCTTCCTGATCTATCAGGAAAGCAACGTCATCATTCGCGCCATCCGCGACTACCTGCGCCAGGACATCGGCGAAGTACTGGTCGACAGCGTCGAAGCCCAGGAAGAAGCCCTGAGCTTCATCCGCCAGGTGATGCCGCAGTACCAGAACAAGATCAAGCTCTACCAGGACAGCGTTCCGCTGTTCAATCGCTTCCAGATCGAGAGCCAGATCGAAACCGCCTTCCAGCGCGAAGTGAAACTGCCTTCCGGCGGTTCCATCGTCATCGACCCGACCGAAGCCCTGGTGTCCATCGACATCAACTCGGCGCGTGCGACCAAAGGCGGCGACATCGAAGAAACCGCCCTGCAGACCAACCTGGAAGCGGCCGAAGAGATCGCTCGCCAGCTGCGCCTGCGTGATATCGGCGGTCTGATCGTCATCGACTTCATCGACATGACCCCGGCCAAGAACCAGCGTGCCGTGGAAGAGAAGGTCCGCGAAGCCCTGGAAGCCGACCGCGCCCGCGTACAGGTCGGCCGCATCTCCCGCTTCGGCCTGCTGGAAATGTCCCGTCAGCGCCTGCGCCCGTCCCTGGGCGAGAGCAGTGGCATCGTCTGCCCGCGCTGCAACGGTCAAGGCATCATCCGCGACGTCGAGTCCCTGTCGCTGGCGATCCTGCGCCTGATCGAAGAAGAAGCCCTGAAGGACCGCACCGCCGAAGTCCGTGCCCAGGTACCGATTCCGGTTGCCGCCTTCCTGCTCAACGAGAAGCGCAACAGCATCACCAAGATCGAGCTGCGCACCCGCGCCCGCATCGTGATCCTGCCGAACGATCATCTGGAGACCCCGCACTTCGAAGTGCAGCGTCTGCGCGATGACAGCCCGGAAGTCATGCACGGCCAGTCCAGCTACGAGATGACCCCGTCCGAGAGCGAAGAGCAGCAGCCGCCCGCCGCCACCCGCACCCTGGTTCGCCAGGAAGCCGCCGTGAAGACCGTGGCCCCCGAGCGCCCCGCTCCGGCCCCGCTGGCTCCGCCGACCGCCGCCGTCGCCGCTGCCGAACCGAGCCTGTTCAAAGGCCTGGTGAAGTCGCTGGTAGGCCTGTTCGCCGGCAAGGAAGAAGCCCAGCCCGTCGCTACCGAGCAAAGCGCCAGCGAGCGTCCGGCCCGCAGCAGTGACGAGCGCCGTAACGGTCGCCAGCAGAACCGCCGCCGTGACGGCAGCCGTGAAGGCCGCCGCGACGAAGAGCGCAAGCCGCGTGAAGAGCGTCAACCTCGCGAAGCCCGTGAGCCGCGCGAACCGCGTGAACCTCGCGAAGGCCAGGAAAACCGCCGCGAACGTGGCGAGCGTCCGCCGCGCGAAGAGCGTCAGCCTCGTGAAGACCGCGCCCCGCGCGAAGCCCGTGAACCCCGCGAAGAGCGCGCACCGCGCGAGCCTCGTGAGGAGCGCCAGCCCCGCGAAGAGCGTCAACCCCGTGAGGAGCGTGCACCGCGCGAAGCCCGTGAGCCACGCGAGCCGCGTGAACCTCGCGAAGGCCAGGAAAACCGCCGCGAACGTGGCGAGCGTCCGCCGCGCGAAGAGCGCCAGCCCCGTGAAGAGCGCGCCCCGCGCCCCGAGCAGGCTGCCGCCGAGGCCAGCGAAGAAGAACTGCTGAACAACGAAGAGCTGCTGGATGATGCCGATGGCCAGGAAGGCGCCGAAGGCGACCGCCCCCGCCGCCGCTCCCGTGGCCAGCGTCGCCGCAGCAACCGCCGTGAGCGCCAGCGTGAAGTCGAAGGCGAAGAAGGCGAGGAAGGCAGCGAAGAGGCCAATGTCGATGGCAGCGTCCACGCCGCCGTTGTCGTGACCGCCGTCGCCGCAGAAGTCATCGCCGAGCAGGTCGAAGGCCAAGCGAGCAGCGAGCCGACCCAGGTCGAAAGCGCCGCCAGCGAAGCCCCGGTCGCAGCCCCTGCCGCCGAAGCCGTCGCCCAGGAGCAGGAACCGGTCGAAGTGATCGAGACCAGCGCCCCTGCCGTGATCGAAAGCGAAGTGTCCGTCGTGGTCGTCGAGCCGGCTGCCGAAACCGTGGTCGAAGCCCCCGTAGAGACCGCTCAGGTCGCAGAAGTGGAAGCACCGGCTCCGGTCGTGGCCCCTGTTGTCGAAGCCGAACCGGCTCCTGCCCCCGCGGCAGCACCGGTAAGCGCCGGCGGCCGTGCACCGAACGATCCTCGCGAAGTCCGTCGCCGTCAGCAGGAAGCCGAGCGTCTTGCACGCGAAGCTGCCGCAGCCCCCGTGGTAGAAGCCCCGGTGGTTGAGGAAGCTGCTCCGGTCGTGGTTGAAGTCGCCGCCGAGCCGGTGGTGGAAGCCCAGCCCGAGCCCGTTGCTGAAGCTGTCGTGGAAGCCCAGGAAGTTGCGGAAGAGCCCAAGGTCGAAGTGACCGAGGCCAGCACCGAAGCTGCCGAAGCAACCGTCGCTGACGAAGCGAAGGAAGAGGAAGAAGCCAAGGACGAGTCCAAACCGACCGTCTAA
- the plsX gene encoding phosphate acyltransferase PlsX, whose protein sequence is MSAPIIAIDAMGGDFGPRCIVPASIACLAEFPSLHLILVGQAQLLEELIARESGVDRQRLSIEHASEVIGMDERPSQALRGKPDSSMRIALDLVRAGRAQACVSAGNTGALMALSRYMLKTLPGIDRPAMVSAVPTAKGHCHLLDLGANVDCSAEHLYQFAVMGSVAAEALGQARPRIALLNVGTEDIKGNQQVKLASSLLQQAEGLNYIGYIEGDGLYRGEADVVVCDGFVGNILLKSSEGLASMISARIEALFTDSFGSRMVGALALPLLRRLQGDLTPARHNGASFLGLQGIVVKSHGAAGSDGFQSAIRRALIEIRENLPQRLHGRLEDLLL, encoded by the coding sequence TTGTCCGCTCCGATCATCGCGATTGACGCAATGGGCGGGGACTTCGGTCCCCGTTGCATTGTCCCGGCCAGCATCGCCTGCCTGGCTGAGTTCCCCTCGCTCCACCTTATTCTTGTTGGTCAAGCCCAGCTCCTCGAAGAGTTGATCGCCCGTGAAAGCGGCGTCGATCGTCAGCGGCTGTCCATCGAACATGCTTCCGAAGTCATCGGCATGGACGAGCGTCCATCCCAGGCCTTGCGTGGCAAGCCCGACTCCTCCATGCGCATCGCCCTCGACCTGGTCCGTGCCGGTCGTGCCCAGGCCTGCGTGAGCGCCGGCAATACCGGTGCGCTGATGGCGCTTTCCCGCTACATGCTCAAGACCCTGCCGGGTATCGATCGGCCTGCGATGGTCAGCGCCGTGCCCACGGCCAAGGGGCACTGCCATTTGCTGGATCTCGGCGCCAACGTCGATTGCAGTGCCGAGCACCTCTATCAATTCGCTGTCATGGGTTCCGTCGCTGCCGAGGCGCTCGGGCAGGCGCGCCCGCGTATTGCCTTGCTCAACGTCGGTACCGAGGACATCAAGGGCAACCAGCAGGTCAAGCTGGCGTCCAGTCTTCTGCAGCAGGCCGAGGGTCTGAACTACATCGGCTACATAGAAGGTGATGGCCTGTACCGGGGCGAGGCCGATGTGGTGGTGTGCGACGGCTTCGTCGGCAATATCCTGCTCAAGTCCAGCGAAGGCCTGGCCTCGATGATCTCCGCGCGCATCGAAGCGTTGTTCACCGACAGCTTCGGCTCGCGCATGGTCGGCGCCCTGGCGCTGCCGTTGCTGCGCCGCCTGCAGGGGGATCTGACGCCCGCCCGGCACAACGGCGCGAGCTTCCTCGGCCTCCAGGGCATCGTCGTCAAAAGCCATGGGGCCGCTGGTTCCGATGGCTTCCAGAGCGCCATACGACGCGCCCTCATCGAGATTCGCGAGAACCTTCCCCAGCGCCTGCATGGGCGTCTCGAGGATCTGTTGCTCTAG
- a CDS encoding Maf family protein produces the protein MPPLVLASSSPYRRELLERLRLPFTWSAPAIDETRHPHESAEQLVRRLAEEKARALADLHPGHLIIGSDQAAVLGEQILGKPLEFERARSQLLAASGTSVTFLTGLALLNTRSGRCQVDCIPFTVNFRSLSEATIERYLNIEQPYDCAGSFKAEGLGVSLFRSTQGEDATSLVGLPLIRLVDMLLDEGLELP, from the coding sequence ATGCCACCACTGGTGCTTGCATCCAGCTCGCCCTACCGCCGCGAGCTTCTTGAACGCCTTCGCCTGCCCTTCACCTGGAGTGCGCCCGCGATAGACGAAACCCGACATCCACACGAGTCGGCCGAGCAACTGGTACGCCGCCTGGCCGAAGAAAAGGCCCGCGCGCTCGCGGACCTGCACCCCGGCCACCTGATCATCGGCTCGGACCAGGCCGCCGTACTGGGCGAGCAGATACTCGGCAAGCCCCTGGAGTTCGAACGCGCCCGCAGCCAGCTACTGGCGGCCAGCGGCACCAGCGTCACCTTCCTCACCGGCCTTGCTCTGCTGAACACACGCAGCGGCCGCTGCCAGGTGGACTGCATCCCCTTCACGGTGAACTTCCGCTCCTTGAGCGAAGCGACCATCGAGCGCTACCTGAACATCGAGCAGCCCTACGACTGCGCCGGCAGCTTCAAGGCCGAAGGGCTGGGCGTGAGCCTGTTCCGCTCCACCCAGGGCGAAGACGCCACCAGCCTGGTGGGCCTCCCCCTGATCCGCCTGGTCGACATGCTGCTCGACGAAGGCCTGGAACTGCCATAA